A genomic region of Paenibacillus sp. PL2-23 contains the following coding sequences:
- a CDS encoding sensor histidine kinase, producing the protein MNTKQLKIYNILTKLGLTRTRVQLFMCFVFIMILILWIAGWLTYHTTLPIIERNTVRIVENSAAQTQKHVEALFGETNTISLQFTMDSRVQDILEQASQNAEIGISDKLNVRPIIIEYTAFSQNIHSIDIYSEKGSLYPVESLALQARIGSTAYNQLKQSAGEAIWLGADPLDSNYLLSVRRIRLQHNGQFAGYLVVRTFNTVLTQVRTEQSSEELLLLFDQQDRLVYTSMEPISSIEMEDLKGKETVLIRNRSYKPVIKSSNMTGWSLVILTPMDQITAAIHALKKSLLWSGLVTGVLLIILSLILSSKMIQSLYSIRKIMHKARNGKPMINDKIYFNKEVNELNQSYNKMAADIDQLIHTVYEKEIYRSQSELKALHAQIHPHFLYNTLEVINWMLREKGQDDSADIIVDLSQLFRYSIKAPEWVALKDEVDHLRSYLRIMQLRIKRLEFNLIQDPEVSECIIPKLILQPIIENAIKYGIEPMRKQSILTIIIEKQNAELKEDAEPEELLVIKIHDNGKGINEDKLAQIRSSLYATNINLFNGESGIGLTNVHHRLQSLYGHRYGLEINSKADEGTCVSIVMPLIKFK; encoded by the coding sequence ATGAATACAAAGCAACTAAAAATTTATAATATTCTAACCAAGCTTGGTTTGACGAGAACAAGAGTTCAATTATTTATGTGCTTTGTTTTTATAATGATATTAATTCTTTGGATAGCTGGATGGTTGACCTATCATACTACCCTGCCCATCATTGAGAGGAATACCGTTAGAATAGTGGAGAACAGTGCTGCGCAAACTCAGAAGCATGTGGAAGCATTATTTGGAGAAACGAATACGATATCATTGCAATTTACTATGGATTCTAGAGTGCAGGACATTCTTGAACAAGCTAGCCAAAACGCCGAAATCGGCATTTCAGACAAATTAAATGTAAGACCCATTATTATTGAATACACAGCATTTTCCCAAAATATTCATTCTATCGATATCTACTCGGAGAAAGGATCGTTATATCCCGTTGAATCGCTTGCACTCCAGGCTCGAATAGGTAGTACCGCTTACAATCAATTAAAGCAAAGCGCAGGAGAGGCCATCTGGCTTGGAGCAGATCCCCTAGACTCCAATTATTTGTTGTCTGTCAGAAGGATTAGATTACAGCATAATGGCCAGTTTGCTGGATACCTGGTTGTTCGCACATTCAATACCGTGCTAACGCAGGTTCGTACGGAGCAATCATCTGAAGAGCTATTGCTCCTCTTCGATCAGCAAGATAGATTAGTGTATACGTCGATGGAACCCATCTCATCCATCGAAATGGAGGATCTTAAGGGGAAGGAAACTGTACTTATTCGAAATCGAAGCTACAAGCCTGTAATTAAATCTTCGAATATGACAGGCTGGAGCTTGGTCATTCTTACACCTATGGATCAAATTACTGCTGCGATACATGCGCTTAAGAAATCATTGTTATGGTCAGGTTTAGTGACAGGGGTGCTGCTGATTATCCTTTCACTGATTCTTTCATCTAAGATGATTCAATCACTTTATAGTATAAGGAAAATTATGCACAAAGCAAGAAACGGAAAGCCAATGATTAACGACAAGATCTATTTCAACAAAGAAGTCAATGAATTAAATCAATCATACAACAAGATGGCTGCAGATATTGATCAGTTAATTCATACCGTATATGAAAAGGAAATTTACAGAAGTCAATCAGAGCTAAAAGCGTTACATGCTCAAATTCATCCACATTTTTTGTACAACACGCTTGAAGTTATAAATTGGATGTTAAGAGAAAAAGGACAAGACGATTCGGCTGACATTATTGTAGATTTGTCACAGCTGTTTAGATATTCAATAAAAGCGCCAGAATGGGTTGCTTTAAAAGATGAGGTAGATCACCTTCGAAGCTATTTGAGAATTATGCAGTTACGCATTAAAAGGCTGGAATTCAATCTTATTCAAGATCCAGAGGTATCAGAATGCATCATTCCAAAGCTAATATTGCAGCCCATTATAGAAAACGCAATAAAATATGGTATTGAACCCATGCGTAAGCAAAGTATTCTGACCATAATCATTGAAAAACAAAATGCTGAACTCAAGGAAGATGCAGAGCCAGAGGAACTTCTTGTTATAAAAATTCATGATAACGGCAAGGGAATAAACGAGGATAAATTAGCACAGATCCGATCAAGCTTATATGCTACCAACATCAATTTGTTTAATGGTGAATCGGGAATTGGCTTAACAAATGTTCATCATCGATTGCAGTCGCTTTATGGGCATCGATATGGCTTGGAAATCAATAGTAAAGCGGATGAGGGAACTTGTGTCTCCATTGTAATGCCGTTAATTAAATTTAAATGA
- a CDS encoding glycoside hydrolase family 3 N-terminal domain-containing protein — MEAYKNSSLPIEARVEDLIARMTLKEKVAQTLSLGKVSEAFEERLLSDNGAGELPFEEDIFQHGAGAIQMPFKGDTIATRIKKLNAMQNYFVNQTRLGIPVMAQEECLHGHLAKEATCFPVPIAMASTWDTELVERVFSAIGKEARARGGHEAHTPVLDLARDPRWGRTEETYGEDTFLVTRMGVAAVKGLQKHVIAAPKHFAGYAQSDGGRNFAPSHIPPRMLRDQILPPFKAVVEEAGALGMMPSHNEIDGVPCHSSRYLLTELLREEWGFQGIVVSDYSDSSRLDVLFHIVNNQTEAAVKALYAGLDMDLPGGACYIHLIEAITEKPELEELLDLAVARILRLKFQLGLFENPYADTEHAQQIINCPEHRSIAKEAADKAITLLKNEGGLLPLNKNKIKKLAVIGPNADPVCTGTYSTIPNKGISVLKGIEQKFQGEMEIVYAHGCKITYETDISGESELDKRVHNPQLCTMEDNHHLLEEAVKAAQDCDVAVVCVGGNTLTSREAIFVGDDRGDRADLNLAGDQNELIRRIVETGTPTVVVLLNGTPLSINYVAEQVPAILEGWYLGEETGNAIADVLFGHVNPSGKLPITFPRSVGQLPVYYSQKPTGLFKKYLFDQKDGPLFAFGTGLSYTTFQYSNPTLTANHITSSNSTAVAVDVTNTGELAGDEIVQMYITDLVSSVTRPNKELKGFKRISLQPGETKTVTFEIEPSMLSFTNEAFETVVEPGEFKIMVGTSSEQYQTLILNVVKG, encoded by the coding sequence ATGGAAGCATACAAAAACTCATCTCTGCCTATTGAAGCGCGAGTTGAAGATTTAATAGCTAGAATGACCTTAAAGGAAAAAGTGGCCCAAACTCTTTCTTTAGGAAAAGTTTCCGAAGCATTTGAAGAACGTTTATTGAGTGACAATGGAGCCGGTGAGCTGCCTTTTGAAGAAGACATTTTTCAGCATGGGGCCGGTGCTATTCAAATGCCCTTCAAAGGGGATACAATTGCTACAAGAATAAAAAAGCTAAATGCAATGCAAAACTATTTTGTTAATCAAACCCGTCTAGGTATTCCAGTGATGGCTCAAGAAGAATGCCTTCATGGACATTTGGCTAAAGAAGCTACATGTTTTCCCGTCCCCATTGCGATGGCTAGTACATGGGATACGGAGCTAGTTGAACGTGTATTTAGTGCAATAGGCAAGGAGGCCAGGGCTAGAGGAGGACATGAAGCGCATACACCTGTACTTGATCTTGCGAGAGACCCGCGATGGGGAAGAACAGAAGAAACCTATGGAGAAGATACGTTTCTAGTAACACGTATGGGAGTAGCAGCTGTGAAGGGGCTTCAAAAACATGTGATTGCAGCTCCGAAGCATTTTGCAGGATATGCGCAGTCAGACGGAGGGCGGAATTTTGCGCCAAGTCATATACCGCCTAGAATGCTCAGGGATCAAATATTGCCGCCGTTTAAAGCCGTGGTTGAAGAGGCTGGCGCATTAGGAATGATGCCTTCGCATAATGAAATTGATGGTGTGCCTTGCCACAGCAGCAGATATCTGCTCACAGAGCTGCTGCGAGAGGAATGGGGATTTCAAGGTATTGTTGTTTCCGATTATTCGGATAGTTCAAGACTTGATGTTTTATTTCATATTGTTAACAACCAAACAGAGGCTGCAGTAAAGGCCTTATATGCCGGATTAGATATGGACCTGCCGGGCGGCGCGTGTTATATACATCTCATCGAGGCTATAACGGAGAAGCCTGAATTGGAGGAATTATTAGATCTTGCAGTTGCTAGAATTTTGCGATTGAAATTCCAATTGGGATTATTTGAAAACCCTTATGCAGACACGGAACACGCACAGCAGATTATTAATTGTCCCGAACATAGGAGTATAGCAAAGGAAGCGGCAGATAAAGCCATTACATTGCTTAAAAATGAAGGCGGTCTATTGCCGTTAAATAAGAACAAAATTAAAAAGCTAGCTGTTATTGGCCCCAATGCGGACCCCGTCTGTACAGGTACCTATAGCACCATTCCTAACAAAGGCATTAGTGTACTTAAAGGTATTGAGCAGAAATTCCAAGGTGAAATGGAAATTGTTTATGCTCACGGCTGTAAGATAACCTATGAAACGGATATTAGCGGCGAAAGTGAGCTTGATAAACGGGTTCACAATCCGCAATTGTGCACCATGGAGGACAACCATCACTTGCTTGAAGAGGCGGTTAAAGCTGCTCAAGACTGTGATGTAGCTGTAGTTTGTGTAGGAGGTAATACCTTAACGAGCAGAGAGGCTATCTTTGTCGGAGACGATCGAGGAGATCGAGCTGATTTGAATTTAGCTGGAGACCAAAACGAATTAATAAGAAGAATTGTTGAAACGGGCACGCCTACTGTTGTTGTTCTTCTTAATGGAACTCCGTTGTCCATTAACTATGTAGCTGAACAGGTACCCGCCATTTTGGAGGGATGGTATCTTGGGGAAGAGACTGGCAATGCTATAGCTGACGTATTGTTTGGTCATGTGAATCCAAGCGGCAAATTACCTATTACTTTCCCTCGTTCAGTTGGACAATTACCTGTATATTATTCTCAAAAACCTACGGGGCTTTTCAAAAAGTACTTGTTTGACCAAAAAGACGGCCCATTGTTCGCTTTTGGTACGGGCCTAAGCTATACTACATTTCAATACAGCAATCCCACCCTCACAGCTAACCACATCACATCATCAAATTCTACAGCTGTAGCTGTAGATGTAACCAACACTGGAGAGCTAGCAGGAGACGAAATCGTTCAAATGTATATAACGGATTTGGTTAGTTCCGTAACTAGACCGAATAAGGAGCTGAAAGGCTTTAAACGAATTTCACTTCAACCTGGTGAAACAAAAACCGTAACGTTTGAGATCGAGCCCTCTATGCTTAGTTTTACAAATGAAGCGTTCGAAACTGTTGTAGAACCGGGCGAATTCAAGATTATGGTAGGAACAAGCTCAGAACAATACCAAACACTTATTTTAAATGTGGTAAAGGGTTAG
- a CDS encoding response regulator, translating into MREQIKILVVEDEDLTRNGVVKALLNYFGSEIIVDTAENGIEALDKFEEKEINLLITDIKMPEMDGISLLEILNQSNKECMTIVLTGHAEFEYAQKSIAYGVFDYILKPVNPKVLYESVQKAITKFSELKKMKTNLKLVEQHAGTLQPIHTSKNRIIQYITEYVMEHLDKQLTLKEISELVHMNPNYLSGLFKAETGELFSEFILKIRLYKAKELLAQTDMKIYEVAEAVGYQTSRYFNRIFQEHEQKTPNEFRKLFRNI; encoded by the coding sequence ATGCGGGAGCAAATAAAAATTTTGGTCGTGGAAGATGAGGATTTAACGAGGAATGGAGTGGTAAAGGCTCTGCTCAATTATTTTGGAAGCGAAATAATCGTTGATACAGCGGAAAACGGAATAGAAGCTCTGGATAAATTTGAAGAGAAAGAAATCAATTTATTAATTACCGATATTAAAATGCCCGAGATGGATGGGATATCTCTGTTAGAAATATTGAATCAATCTAACAAGGAGTGTATGACGATTGTGTTGACAGGTCATGCGGAGTTTGAATATGCCCAGAAATCTATTGCTTATGGTGTGTTTGATTATATCTTAAAACCAGTGAACCCCAAGGTTCTGTATGAGTCTGTTCAGAAAGCGATTACAAAATTCTCTGAATTAAAAAAAATGAAAACGAACCTAAAACTCGTCGAGCAGCACGCAGGTACTTTACAGCCTATTCATACAAGTAAAAACAGAATCATTCAATACATTACGGAGTATGTCATGGAGCATTTGGACAAGCAGCTAACTCTAAAGGAAATTTCCGAGCTCGTCCATATGAACCCGAACTATTTGAGCGGTCTGTTCAAGGCTGAAACAGGTGAGCTCTTTAGCGAATTTATACTGAAGATCAGACTCTATAAAGCAAAGGAGCTTTTGGCTCAGACAGATATGAAAATCTATGAGGTGGCTGAAGCAGTCGGTTATCAGACTAGCAGATACTTTAACAGAATTTTTCAAGAGCATGAGCAAAAAACGCCAAACGAATTTAGAAAGTTATTTCGTAATATTTGA
- a CDS encoding AraC family transcriptional regulator, with the protein MKTIHHHISTEQINPRILTAIYFNGTQREKASRLKNRFVYDYELEFYTASEGAIELNGTLYPVKKNDIVFRRPRDLNQSIMPYACHLVVFDMLNSTDKRDDEYTVGEMQEVYQPYYVNPLLDSIPTIISPPFPKRYEYWFECIANEFIKQNAGSHLLMKSIVLQIIHQLYMDHIAQNSNQDVPSSAHSKTIANTIAYIKNNLDEQWNLAKLAQIAGLSPSYFHSIFTKAMQQTPNDYIVELRLEKAKRMLLTTDASILDVAMLCGFGSGAYFGFLFKKKTGVSPVHFRKIYSTPYF; encoded by the coding sequence ATGAAAACCATTCATCATCATATTTCAACTGAACAAATAAACCCCCGAATACTTACAGCCATTTATTTTAATGGCACACAACGCGAGAAGGCTTCTCGTTTGAAAAATAGATTTGTTTACGATTATGAGCTGGAATTTTATACGGCAAGTGAAGGGGCTATCGAGTTGAACGGCACCCTTTACCCTGTTAAAAAAAATGACATTGTATTTAGACGACCAAGGGATCTCAACCAATCTATAATGCCTTATGCATGCCACTTGGTCGTGTTCGACATGTTAAATAGTACAGACAAAAGGGATGACGAATACACCGTTGGAGAAATGCAAGAGGTGTATCAGCCCTATTATGTTAATCCATTGCTTGACTCCATTCCAACGATAATCAGCCCTCCATTTCCGAAAAGGTATGAATACTGGTTTGAGTGTATTGCCAATGAATTTATTAAACAAAACGCTGGATCCCACTTGCTAATGAAATCTATCGTCCTTCAAATCATTCATCAGTTGTACATGGATCATATTGCTCAAAACTCAAATCAAGATGTCCCATCCTCGGCTCATTCCAAAACGATTGCGAACACAATAGCTTATATTAAAAACAATCTGGACGAGCAATGGAATTTAGCGAAATTAGCTCAAATTGCTGGGCTAAGCCCTTCTTATTTCCACTCTATCTTCACTAAAGCGATGCAACAAACGCCTAATGATTATATTGTTGAATTAAGATTGGAGAAAGCAAAAAGAATGCTGCTCACTACTGATGCCAGCATTCTAGATGTTGCTATGCTTTGCGGATTTGGAAGCGGTGCTTATTTTGGCTTCTTATTCAAGAAAAAAACAGGGGTGTCACCTGTACATTTTCGAAAAATATACAGCACCCCCTATTTTTAA